From a single Lolium rigidum isolate FL_2022 chromosome 7, APGP_CSIRO_Lrig_0.1, whole genome shotgun sequence genomic region:
- the LOC124671771 gene encoding serine carboxypeptidase-like 3, which translates to MEPLRVVFLLLCFFPALHPFCSAEAAPTLVTSLPGFDGALPFRLETGYVTVDEENGAELFYYFIESEDDPRRDPVLLWLTGGDRCSVLSPLFFEIGQQLHLWL; encoded by the exons ATGGAGCCCCtgcgcgtcgtcttcctcctgctCTGCTTCTTCCCCGCTCTCCATCCTTTCTGCTCCGCTGAGGCGGCTCCGACGCTAGTCACCAGCCTTCCGGGCTTCGACGGCGCCCTCCCGTTCCGCCTCGAGACCGG GTACGTGACCGTGGACGAGGAGAACGGCGCCGAGCTCTTCTACTACTTCATCGAGTCCGAGGACGACCCGCGGCGCGACCCGGTCCTCCTCTGGCTCACCGGCGGCGACCGCTGCTCCGTGCTCAGCCCGCTCTTCTTCGAGATAGGTCAGCAACTTCACCTCTGGCTATGA